The following coding sequences lie in one Arachis hypogaea cultivar Tifrunner chromosome 9, arahy.Tifrunner.gnm2.J5K5, whole genome shotgun sequence genomic window:
- the LOC140175179 gene encoding uncharacterized protein, with protein MKLLKDYDFELNYHPEKANIVADVLRKRSPSIAWMMIKEEEILKKIVDLKLGVREVVGSVCLNQLHTYSNFKAEIQKAQQDDHELQKMLQKIGQGKHGEVTQDGEKIWRYKERINLPNVGDLRHLVLTEAHKSEFFIHAGATKMYHDLNGTFSWL; from the coding sequence ATGAAACTGCTGAAGGACTACGATTTTGAGTTGAACTATCACCCAGAAAAAGCAAATATAGTGGCAGACGTCTTACGCAAAAGGTCACCAAGTATTGCTTGGATGATGATTAAGGAAgaagaaatattaaaaaagattGTAGACCTTAAATTGGGTGTTAGAGAGGTGGTTGGGAGTGTATGCTTAAACCAACTGCATACCTATAGCAACTTCAAGGCTGAAATTCAAAAAGCTCAACAAGATGACCATGAGCTGCAAAAGATGCTACAGAAAATTGGACAAGGAAAACATGGAGAAGTTACCCAAGATGGAGAAAAAATTTGGAGATACAAGGAGAGAATCAATCTACCAAATGTAGGAGACCTGCGACACTTAGTATTGACAGAGGCTCATAAGAGCGAATTTTTTATTCACGCTGGAGCTACCAAGATGTACCATGACTTAAATGGGACGTTCTCGTGGCTATAA